The following coding sequences are from one Manis pentadactyla isolate mManPen7 unplaced genomic scaffold, mManPen7.hap1 scaffold_507, whole genome shotgun sequence window:
- the LOC130682436 gene encoding potassium channel subfamily K member 13-like, producing MESLRAVQLPPPPRRSARRTQASARWIAWLAGSPPCTTSCDPVRDFPPRLLRLSHVCLHRGRATLPRSTLWHSASLALETSVSSQNAQYESQDLYCLAKFVCNLTGVCCTDSFFSVLSVLIKHSVNWILRKMDSGFHQQCQRRPWRSRTNMVMLGNVRTSATSPQKQME from the coding sequence ATGGAGTCGCTACGAGCTGTGCAGCTTCCTCCGCCACCACGCAGGAGCGCCCGAAGAACCCAGGCAAGTGCGAGGTGGATCGCTTGGCTGGCTGGAAGCCCTCCGTGTACTACGTCATGCGATCCTGTGCGTGACTTTCCTCCGCGTCTGCTGCGCCTCAGCCATGTATGCCTACATCGGGGTAGAGCTACTTTGCCTCGCTCTACTTTGTGGCACTCAGCATCATTGGCTTTGGAGACCTCTGTCAGCAGCCAGAATGCCCAGTATGAAAGCCAAGACCTCTACTGCCTCGCCAAATTTGTCTGCAACCTCACTGGCGTCTGCTGCACCGACTCCTTTTTCAGTGTCCTCTCTGTCCTCATCAAACACTCTGTGAACTGGATCCTGAGGAAAATGGATTCTGGGTTCCACCAGCAATGCCAAAGACGACCCTGGAGGTCACGGACGAACATGGTGATGCTGGGCAACGTCAGAACCAGCGCAACATCTCCACAGAAACAGATGGAGTGA